A DNA window from Pueribacillus theae contains the following coding sequences:
- a CDS encoding DUF1146 family protein, which produces MEGFGVQAIVNIIIQLVFIIVTWWALQTFRLDIFLKNPNSPQAKTLLILLTIAIGSLVGNFFINYLEWATRLRYLF; this is translated from the coding sequence ATGGAAGGTTTTGGAGTTCAAGCCATCGTTAATATTATTATTCAGCTTGTTTTTATTATCGTTACGTGGTGGGCGCTGCAAACATTTAGGCTAGATATTTTTTTAAAAAATCCAAACAGTCCTCAAGCAAAAACACTACTCATTTTACTCACGATTGCGATCGGGTCTCTTGTTGGAAATTTCTTCATCAATTATTTGGAATGGGCGACAAGGCTACGCTATTTATTTTAA
- a CDS encoding F0F1 ATP synthase subunit epsilon, giving the protein MKTVKVSVVTPDGPVYDGEAEIVSVRGKSGELGIMPNHIPLVTPLTVNPVRLKKDGSTQLVAVHGGFIEVRPEQVTILAQAAELPDKIDVNRARAAKERAEKRLNEAKQDEIDFARAQLALRRAITRLEVAE; this is encoded by the coding sequence ATGAAAACAGTTAAAGTGAGTGTAGTTACCCCGGACGGTCCAGTTTATGACGGTGAGGCAGAAATTGTCAGTGTAAGGGGAAAAAGCGGGGAACTTGGCATTATGCCGAATCATATCCCGCTCGTCACCCCATTGACGGTTAATCCCGTTCGCCTTAAAAAAGACGGCTCGACACAACTTGTGGCTGTGCACGGCGGCTTCATCGAAGTAAGGCCGGAACAAGTAACCATTTTGGCACAAGCGGCTGAGCTGCCTGACAAAATCGACGTAAACCGCGCGAGAGCAGCTAAAGAACGTGCCGAGAAAAGACTCAACGAAGCAAAACAAGATGAAATTGATTTTGCCCGTGCACAATTAGCCCTTAGGCGCGCGATAACCCGATTGGAAGTTGCGGAGTAA